In one window of Caballeronia sp. TF1N1 DNA:
- a CDS encoding PLP-dependent aminotransferase family protein codes for MNQADLRATPWQLSERARKLTSSAIREILKVTERPEVISFAGGLPSPQTFPVEEMRVASERILRDQPAAALQYSATEGYMPLREWIAARYSKDGVTIRPTQVLITTGSQQALDLLGKTLVDPGSRVLVETPTYLGALQSFSMFEPHYVQMPTDEAGLIPEGLSAALTADARLLYAQPNFQNPTGRRLPLERRRALAAFAQSAAFPIIEDDPYGALDYAGAPLPTLLSMAPDHIVHLGSFSKVLAPGLRVGYIIAPEELHFKLVQAKQATDLHTPSLTQRIVHEVIKDGFLDRHVPTIRALYRDQCQAMLDALERHMPAGVEWNRPEGGMFVWVKLPKHIDSMKLLEQSIAENVAFVPGGPFFANDAEHNTLRLSFVTVPPAKIDEGVARLGALLRASV; via the coding sequence ATGAATCAAGCCGATCTGCGCGCCACGCCGTGGCAACTTTCCGAACGCGCCCGCAAGCTCACCAGCTCGGCGATTCGTGAAATCCTCAAAGTCACGGAGCGGCCCGAAGTCATCTCCTTCGCGGGCGGCCTGCCCTCGCCGCAGACGTTTCCCGTCGAGGAAATGCGCGTCGCGTCCGAACGCATCTTGCGCGATCAGCCCGCCGCCGCGCTTCAGTACAGCGCGACCGAAGGCTACATGCCGCTGCGCGAATGGATCGCGGCGCGTTATTCGAAAGACGGCGTGACCATTCGTCCGACGCAGGTGCTCATCACAACGGGCTCGCAGCAAGCGCTCGATCTGCTCGGCAAGACGCTCGTCGATCCCGGCAGCCGCGTGCTCGTCGAAACGCCGACTTATCTCGGCGCGCTGCAGTCCTTTTCGATGTTCGAGCCGCATTACGTGCAGATGCCGACGGACGAAGCCGGCCTCATCCCCGAAGGACTGAGCGCCGCGCTCACCGCCGATGCACGCCTGCTCTACGCACAGCCGAATTTCCAGAATCCGACGGGTCGCCGTCTGCCGCTGGAACGCCGCCGCGCGCTCGCCGCGTTCGCGCAAAGCGCCGCGTTTCCGATCATCGAGGACGACCCCTACGGCGCGCTCGATTACGCCGGCGCTCCGCTGCCCACGCTGCTCTCGATGGCGCCCGATCACATCGTCCATCTGGGCTCGTTCTCGAAAGTGCTGGCGCCGGGTCTGCGTGTGGGCTACATCATCGCGCCCGAGGAGCTGCACTTCAAACTGGTGCAGGCCAAGCAGGCAACCGATCTGCATACGCCGAGTCTCACGCAACGTATCGTTCATGAAGTCATCAAGGACGGCTTTCTCGATCGACATGTGCCGACCATCCGCGCGCTGTATCGCGACCAGTGTCAGGCCATGCTCGACGCGCTCGAACGTCACATGCCCGCCGGTGTCGAATGGAACCGGCCCGAAGGCGGCATGTTCGTGTGGGTGAAGCTGCCGAAGCATATCGATTCGATGAAGCTGCTCGAACAGTCCATCGCGGAGAACGTGGCGTTCGTGCCGGGCGGTCCGTTCTTCGCCAACGACGCCGAGCACAACACGCTGCGTCTTTCGTTCGTGACGGTGCCGCCCGCGAAGATCGACGAAGGCGTCGCCAGGCTCGGCGCACTGCTGCGCGCGAGCGTCTGA
- a CDS encoding DMT family transporter, which yields MRTRETEGMLLGLIGVVIFSLTLPMTRIVVQEVHPLLNGLGRALVAALPAALLLAWCREKRPSWPQIKSLAVVSLGVIVAFPVFSAWAMKTVPASHGAVVNGLQPLCVAIYAAWLSHERPSKLFWVSAIAGSAIVIAFALQTGGGGVQAGDLLMLVAVGIGALGYAEGARLARQMGGWQVICWALVLSAPFLVLPVGWLAWAHHAAHPEPLALRTWLAFGYVTLFSQFIGFFAWYAGLAMGGIARVGQVQLLQIFFTMAFSALFFGEQVSATTWLYATAVIVTVVLGRKTAVRAAPLPVAAASPNSAR from the coding sequence ATGAGAACCCGCGAAACCGAAGGCATGTTGCTCGGCCTGATCGGCGTCGTCATCTTCAGCCTCACGCTGCCGATGACGCGCATCGTCGTGCAGGAAGTGCATCCGCTTCTGAACGGGCTCGGGCGCGCGCTCGTCGCCGCGCTGCCCGCCGCCTTGCTGCTTGCATGGTGCCGCGAAAAGCGGCCGTCCTGGCCGCAGATCAAGAGCCTCGCGGTCGTGTCTCTTGGCGTGATCGTCGCGTTTCCGGTGTTTTCCGCCTGGGCGATGAAAACCGTCCCTGCGTCGCACGGCGCCGTGGTCAATGGCTTGCAGCCGCTGTGCGTCGCGATCTACGCCGCGTGGCTCTCGCACGAGCGGCCATCGAAACTCTTCTGGGTGAGCGCTATCGCGGGCAGCGCGATCGTCATCGCGTTCGCCTTGCAGACGGGCGGCGGCGGCGTGCAGGCAGGCGACCTTCTGATGCTCGTCGCGGTCGGCATCGGCGCGCTCGGCTATGCGGAAGGCGCGCGGCTCGCCAGACAGATGGGCGGATGGCAGGTGATCTGCTGGGCGCTCGTGCTATCGGCGCCCTTCCTCGTGCTGCCGGTCGGCTGGCTCGCGTGGGCGCATCACGCGGCTCATCCCGAGCCGCTCGCTTTACGCACGTGGCTCGCGTTCGGTTACGTGACGCTCTTCTCGCAGTTCATCGGCTTCTTCGCGTGGTACGCGGGCCTCGCGATGGGCGGCATCGCGCGTGTCGGACAAGTGCAATTGCTGCAGATTTTCTTCACGATGGCATTCTCCGCGCTCTTCTTCGGCGAACAGGTAAGCGCGACGACGTGGCTCTACGCGACCGCCGTCATCGTGACAGTCGTGCTCGGGCGCAAGACGGCGGTGCGCGCGGCGCCGCTGCCGGTTGCGGCGGCAAGCCCGAACAGCGCAAGATAA
- a CDS encoding PLP-dependent aminotransferase family protein — protein sequence MSVPLDQIPAPHDAAQLTLVDQLVQWGRRRIDERVFRPGMRMPSIRKLAVDKGVSRFTVVEAYERLVAHGYLDSRRGSGFYVRDRIVAVASPAPEQAPVQNAIDVVWLLRNMLHSSSPEKGPGLGYLPNRWLDGELITNALRSMSRMSGAQMLGMGTPHGFLPLRLQLQTRLAELEIGATEQQIVMVSGITQAIDLISRLYVKPGDAVIVGDPAWFQMFGRFASQGARLVGMPYTPDGPDLDALESLVATWRPKMLIINSVLQNPTGTSLTAAQAFRILQLAQQYDFMVIEDDIYGDLCAPSYPATRLASLDQLKRVIFLGSFSKTLAANLRVGYVAASAEVAKALADQKMLVGMTTPELNERVLYKVLTEGHYRRHVERLRGRLDAVRDKTARMLEKTGLKLFTTPSAGMFLWADTGVDSESLAAAGHEAGFLLTPGSLFSPNQSPTTWMRFNIANCGDPALPELLASHREKTARRGS from the coding sequence ATGTCCGTCCCGCTCGATCAGATTCCCGCTCCGCACGACGCCGCGCAGCTAACGCTCGTCGATCAGCTCGTGCAGTGGGGACGCCGCCGCATCGACGAACGGGTGTTCCGGCCGGGGATGCGCATGCCGTCCATCCGCAAGCTGGCGGTCGATAAAGGCGTGTCGCGCTTCACCGTGGTCGAGGCTTATGAGCGGCTCGTCGCGCACGGCTATCTCGATTCGCGGCGCGGGTCGGGCTTCTACGTGCGCGACCGTATCGTGGCCGTCGCGAGCCCGGCGCCGGAGCAGGCGCCCGTGCAGAACGCGATCGACGTGGTCTGGCTTCTGCGCAACATGCTGCACAGTTCGAGCCCCGAGAAGGGGCCGGGGCTCGGCTATCTGCCGAACCGGTGGCTCGACGGCGAGCTCATCACCAACGCGCTGCGCTCGATGAGCCGGATGTCCGGCGCGCAGATGCTCGGCATGGGCACGCCGCATGGTTTTCTGCCGCTGCGGCTGCAGTTGCAGACGCGTCTCGCGGAACTGGAGATCGGCGCGACCGAGCAGCAGATCGTGATGGTGTCGGGCATCACGCAGGCCATCGACCTGATTTCGCGCCTTTACGTCAAGCCGGGCGATGCGGTGATCGTCGGCGATCCCGCGTGGTTCCAGATGTTCGGCCGTTTCGCATCGCAGGGCGCGCGGCTCGTCGGCATGCCGTACACGCCGGATGGGCCCGATCTCGACGCGCTCGAATCGCTCGTCGCGACCTGGCGGCCGAAGATGCTGATCATCAACTCGGTGCTGCAGAACCCGACCGGCACGTCGCTCACGGCGGCGCAGGCGTTCCGCATCCTGCAACTCGCGCAGCAGTACGACTTCATGGTCATCGAGGACGATATTTACGGCGATCTGTGTGCGCCTTCGTATCCGGCAACGCGCCTTGCATCGCTCGATCAACTCAAGCGCGTGATCTTTCTCGGCAGCTTTTCGAAAACGCTCGCCGCGAATCTGCGCGTGGGTTATGTCGCGGCATCGGCGGAAGTGGCGAAGGCGCTCGCCGATCAGAAGATGCTCGTCGGCATGACGACGCCCGAACTCAACGAACGCGTGCTTTACAAGGTGTTGACCGAAGGGCATTACCGGCGGCACGTCGAACGGCTGCGCGGGCGGCTCGACGCCGTGCGTGACAAGACCGCCCGCATGCTGGAAAAGACCGGTCTGAAGCTGTTCACGACGCCATCGGCCGGCATGTTTCTTTGGGCCGACACGGGTGTCGATTCGGAAAGTCTCGCGGCGGCGGGGCACGAAGCCGGCTTTTTATTGACGCCGGGCAGCCTGTTTTCGCCGAATCAGTCGCCGACTACGTGGATGCGCTTCAACATCGCCAACTGCGGCGATCCGGCGTTGCCGGAGTTGCTGGCGAGTCATCGGGAAAAGACGGCGCGGCGGGGTTCCTAG